The following are encoded together in the Thermococcus sibiricus MM 739 genome:
- a CDS encoding alkaline phosphatase family protein, translating to MRRKLALISIDGSGVYNLKHMPFLSELVEKGFFEVVESIFPTLTDLVHTSVVTGVPPRIHGVVENGYYDRISDRKVNFYDYEIAFNPHKIITTKTVVDILRERGIRSASVSGYTMPPFSGTHVRIFPPFFNDDTLYREYGRDWRKDRWVLNSALYLYEECKPDLLLVHLCSIDGMQHDYGPLSDEAMKAVETVDTALNVLWERLRDEYAFIIFADHGQENVHTWVNLKNYLKKHSIETLRVSSGGGVHVYLKNPAEAEEVYSILKRAPGVKYVFFREDLPHLNTPNSGELIVSAKEGYWFCSHRFCDGIKGPSHWVKGMHGSLNKPVIKVPLILWGFEKANLENPTLYDIAPTILKFFGVEKPKEMIGKSLL from the coding sequence ATGAGGAGAAAACTCGCGCTTATAAGCATCGATGGTAGTGGAGTTTACAATTTAAAACACATGCCGTTTTTAAGTGAGCTGGTAGAGAAAGGATTTTTTGAAGTTGTTGAGTCAATATTTCCCACACTTACGGATTTAGTTCATACAAGCGTAGTTACCGGGGTTCCTCCGAGGATTCATGGCGTTGTGGAAAACGGTTATTACGATAGAATATCTGATAGAAAGGTAAATTTCTACGACTATGAAATTGCTTTTAATCCCCACAAGATCATAACGACAAAAACCGTAGTTGATATTCTCAGAGAAAGGGGAATAAGAAGCGCTTCTGTTAGTGGCTATACAATGCCTCCCTTCAGCGGCACCCACGTTAGAATCTTTCCACCATTCTTCAATGATGATACTCTTTATAGAGAATATGGGAGAGACTGGAGAAAAGATCGCTGGGTTTTGAATTCGGCTCTGTATCTCTATGAAGAATGCAAACCCGATTTGCTTTTAGTCCACCTCTGCTCGATTGATGGAATGCAACACGATTATGGACCTTTGAGCGATGAAGCTATGAAAGCCGTTGAAACCGTAGATACAGCACTAAACGTTTTGTGGGAGAGACTTAGGGACGAGTATGCGTTTATAATATTTGCCGATCACGGGCAGGAAAATGTTCACACGTGGGTGAACCTGAAAAACTATCTCAAGAAACATAGCATCGAGACCCTTAGAGTCTCATCTGGGGGAGGAGTACACGTTTATCTAAAAAACCCCGCAGAAGCCGAGGAGGTATATTCAATATTGAAAAGAGCTCCCGGTGTAAAGTACGTCTTTTTCAGAGAGGACTTACCACACCTAAATACTCCAAACAGTGGAGAGCTCATTGTTTCTGCCAAAGAAGGTTACTGGTTCTGTTCCCACAGGTTTTGCGATGGAATAAAAGGCCCAAGTCACTGGGTAAAAGGCATGCATGGGTCTTTAAATAAGCCCGTGATAAAGGTTCCGCTTATTTTATGGGGTTTTGAGAAAGCAAACTTAGAAAATCCGACTCTTTATGATATTGCTCCCACAATACTGAAGTTCTTTGGCGTGGAGAAGCCAAAGGAAATGATAGGAAAAAGCCTACTATGA
- a CDS encoding DUF835 domain-containing protein: protein MADLIGAAAAIGNLILRFIIVFLALLVRRELKKRAPQHILRFYDLLIISFAIYAISKLFFLPLNLDRAGLIEVDEKTARILNSIANFLINIFGIILVYAWIKLFRSLIQKYRIIPIVQPLPGKLAKIIPSGVYITEQKRFYEKCKTLLQGRKAIIITRQKPEDLKSKLGVEVPVIWLAKVEVPDAIHPHNLERFAHELISFMRSEKGPKSIIIDGFEYLMIENGFESVFKFLTSLKDYSTLTDTVTVIPVKREALEEKQYALLLREFPKLEEIEVVQKE from the coding sequence ATGGCTGATCTAATAGGGGCTGCCGCTGCAATTGGGAATTTAATTCTTCGGTTTATTATCGTATTTTTGGCCCTCTTAGTTCGTAGAGAACTTAAGAAAAGAGCTCCACAACATATTCTTCGGTTTTATGACCTGTTGATAATTAGTTTCGCCATTTATGCTATATCAAAGTTATTCTTTCTACCCCTAAACTTAGATAGAGCAGGTCTCATTGAGGTAGATGAAAAAACTGCTAGGATATTAAATAGCATCGCTAATTTCCTGATAAACATTTTTGGGATCATTCTAGTCTATGCTTGGATAAAGCTGTTTAGGAGTTTAATTCAAAAATATAGAATTATACCTATTGTTCAACCATTACCTGGCAAACTTGCTAAGATCATTCCCTCAGGAGTTTATATAACAGAGCAAAAAAGATTCTACGAAAAATGCAAAACTCTGCTACAAGGAAGAAAAGCTATCATAATAACACGACAAAAACCTGAAGACTTAAAATCAAAACTAGGAGTCGAAGTTCCAGTTATATGGTTAGCAAAAGTTGAAGTCCCCGACGCGATTCATCCACACAATCTTGAACGCTTTGCACACGAACTAATCTCTTTTATGAGATCAGAAAAAGGACCAAAAAGCATCATAATTGATGGTTTTGAGTACTTAATGATAGAGAATGGCTTTGAATCGGTGTTTAAGTTCCTCACATCTCTGAAAGATTACTCCACCCTTACCGATACCGTAACAGTCATTCCAGTAAAGAGAGAAGCCCTTGAAGAGAAACAATATGCATTGCTTTTAAGAGAATTTCCAAAATTGGAAGAGATTGAAGTTGTCCAAAAGGAATAG
- a CDS encoding Nre family DNA repair protein: MMELFNSKLCAICKGRKLLCGRPTCPILERFRVAKTIEERINRRDIFGSSPPSIFVGEYGYPKVRIGPLVPPIEGNTSHLDSPLKWENKRIKDILYYRSLLVMGEMKADVNVRKSERILSEVQELAMSVRPVDSEILLKKRPILKVLPSEFAPPVGPKAELLDFELTENPKIPKRTDYIVNDELKAETAIMRLYNWSFDEYYIIRLLSAGLLGINRKLVPTRWSITAVQDTIGKRLRKEILHYEPINEFELYFHEFLGNRYAVILMPETYAFELLEVWLKGSLFGSDEPKVIHDYEDFRGIKGYAEETTGAYYAARLSVLESLRQRRRQARIIVFREVTPKYYAPVGVWQIRVGVKKAMGNPVGRFNTLQEALNELKKLLELKLEKYLEKSWILQLRKQRTLDYYLKLR; the protein is encoded by the coding sequence CTGATGGAGCTCTTTAACTCAAAATTGTGTGCTATTTGCAAAGGGAGAAAACTACTGTGTGGTCGACCTACCTGTCCAATTCTCGAACGATTTAGAGTAGCTAAGACCATAGAGGAGCGAATAAATCGCAGGGATATTTTCGGTTCATCTCCCCCCAGCATCTTTGTTGGAGAATATGGTTACCCCAAAGTTCGAATTGGCCCTCTTGTGCCACCAATCGAGGGGAACACTTCCCACCTCGATAGCCCTCTAAAATGGGAAAACAAGAGAATTAAAGATATCCTGTATTACCGTTCTCTACTTGTGATGGGAGAGATGAAAGCTGATGTTAATGTTAGAAAGAGTGAAAGAATTTTAAGTGAAGTTCAAGAACTAGCAATGTCAGTAAGGCCAGTTGATAGTGAAATTTTGCTTAAGAAGAGACCCATTCTAAAAGTTCTTCCAAGTGAGTTTGCACCTCCTGTGGGCCCAAAAGCCGAACTCCTCGACTTTGAACTCACTGAAAATCCAAAAATTCCAAAAAGAACGGACTACATCGTTAATGACGAGTTAAAAGCTGAAACAGCCATTATGCGTCTATATAACTGGAGCTTTGATGAGTATTACATAATAAGGCTTCTCTCAGCTGGCCTTCTTGGAATCAACAGAAAGCTCGTTCCAACAAGGTGGAGCATCACGGCGGTGCAAGATACAATAGGTAAAAGGCTAAGGAAAGAAATTCTGCATTATGAACCCATAAATGAATTTGAGCTTTACTTTCACGAATTCCTAGGCAACAGATATGCAGTTATTTTAATGCCTGAAACTTATGCTTTTGAGCTCCTTGAAGTATGGCTTAAGGGTTCTCTTTTTGGAAGTGATGAACCGAAAGTAATTCACGATTATGAGGACTTTCGCGGAATTAAAGGCTACGCTGAAGAGACTACCGGGGCTTATTATGCGGCTAGACTGAGTGTTCTTGAAAGTCTCAGGCAGAGAAGAAGACAAGCGAGAATAATAGTCTTCAGAGAAGTAACCCCAAAGTATTATGCCCCAGTAGGGGTATGGCAGATAAGGGTTGGAGTCAAAAAGGCCATGGGGAACCCGGTGGGAAGATTTAACACACTCCAAGAAGCCCTTAATGAACTCAAGAAGTTACTCGAGCTGAAGCTTGAGAAATATCTGGAAAAAAGCTGGATTCTACAATTGAGAAAGCAGAGAACCCTCGATTATTACTTAAAACTTAGATAA
- a CDS encoding pyridoxal-phosphate dependent enzyme gives MLRCQKCGKMHKGFKIMCDCGGVLDYVEEFGGDFDSSLKREYLDVRRYLHFIPVKEEFLPHLRLPITPTVEREIKGIKVFFKLEYLMPSGSFKDRGTYVTISKLKENGINEVTLDSSGNAALSLALFTKSEGIKAHLFIPDHTSEGKKKLLKRLEAEVHEIKGSRMEVHKKAVSFEKGLYISHWYNPYFIEGTKVAAYEVYEQIGNVDYAMTPVGSGSLFLGLYKGFKELHILGNSKIPKMIAVQGKGYESLCEKSHEESKLAEGIAIPEPPRKEQMLKILEETAGTCISVGDEEISSALKELTSMGFLVEPTSATAYGAFKSLLEEGYFETGSKVLIPLTGSGLKNL, from the coding sequence ATGTTAAGATGCCAGAAATGTGGAAAGATGCATAAAGGCTTCAAAATTATGTGTGACTGTGGAGGGGTTTTGGACTATGTCGAAGAATTTGGAGGTGATTTTGACTCTTCACTTAAGAGAGAATACTTAGACGTGAGACGATACCTTCATTTCATTCCTGTAAAGGAAGAATTTCTACCACATTTAAGGCTTCCAATAACTCCAACCGTCGAAAGAGAAATAAAAGGGATTAAAGTTTTCTTCAAACTTGAGTACCTCATGCCAAGTGGATCCTTTAAAGACCGAGGAACTTACGTAACAATATCCAAACTTAAAGAAAATGGAATAAATGAAGTAACTCTGGATTCCTCTGGAAATGCAGCCCTAAGCTTAGCTCTATTTACAAAAAGCGAGGGGATAAAAGCTCACCTCTTCATTCCAGATCACACAAGTGAAGGAAAGAAAAAGCTTCTTAAGCGATTAGAAGCTGAAGTCCACGAAATAAAGGGTTCAAGAATGGAAGTACATAAAAAAGCAGTAAGCTTCGAGAAGGGCCTGTATATCTCCCACTGGTACAATCCCTATTTCATTGAAGGAACAAAAGTAGCCGCATATGAAGTTTATGAACAAATTGGAAATGTAGATTATGCCATGACTCCTGTAGGTAGTGGAAGCCTATTTTTAGGCCTTTACAAAGGATTTAAAGAGCTACATATCCTTGGAAATAGCAAAATCCCCAAAATGATAGCTGTTCAGGGAAAAGGTTACGAGAGCTTATGTGAAAAAAGTCATGAAGAGAGCAAACTTGCAGAGGGAATAGCAATTCCAGAACCACCACGAAAAGAACAGATGCTCAAAATCCTAGAGGAGACCGCAGGAACTTGTATTTCTGTTGGCGATGAAGAGATAAGCAGTGCCCTAAAAGAATTGACTTCTATGGGGTTTTTGGTAGAACCCACATCTGCAACGGCCTATGGTGCATTCAAGTCCCTTTTAGAAGAGGGATACTTTGAAACGGGTTCAAAAGTTCTAATACCCCTCACTGGCTCAGGTCTAAAAAACCTCTAA
- the udp gene encoding uridine phosphorylase: protein MKKFMPADRPQTEERYQYHIACKPGDVARYVLLPGDPERVPRISALWDEAKEIAFHREYRTHTGKYKGVPISVVSTGIGGPSAAIAIEELAAIGADTFIRVGSTGAIQPGIEIGDLIIAKAAVRLEGTSKQYVRAEYPASADIEVTLALIEAAETLGVKYHVGITASTDSFYVGQARPGLDGYFPSFAKHLIDDLRQAKVTNFEMEAATLYTLANIYGLRAGCVCAVFANRITNEFGKAGEKEATLVASEAVKILHEWDEEKEKKGKKVWFPSLRKL, encoded by the coding sequence ATGAAGAAGTTTATGCCTGCAGATAGACCTCAAACTGAAGAAAGGTATCAATATCATATAGCTTGTAAACCTGGAGATGTTGCGAGATATGTGCTCCTTCCAGGTGACCCAGAGAGGGTTCCTAGGATAAGTGCACTTTGGGATGAAGCAAAAGAAATAGCTTTTCATAGAGAGTACAGAACTCACACTGGAAAATACAAAGGGGTGCCGATAAGTGTTGTTTCAACAGGGATTGGAGGACCATCAGCAGCAATAGCTATTGAAGAACTTGCAGCTATAGGGGCTGATACTTTCATTAGGGTAGGTTCTACCGGTGCAATTCAACCCGGAATTGAAATTGGCGATTTGATAATAGCAAAGGCAGCTGTGAGGCTTGAAGGAACATCGAAGCAGTATGTAAGGGCCGAATATCCCGCAAGTGCAGACATTGAGGTCACTTTGGCATTGATTGAAGCTGCTGAAACTTTAGGAGTTAAGTATCATGTAGGAATAACTGCCTCTACTGATAGCTTCTATGTGGGACAAGCGAGACCTGGATTAGATGGTTACTTCCCAAGTTTTGCAAAGCACCTTATAGATGATCTAAGGCAGGCTAAAGTTACGAACTTCGAGATGGAAGCTGCAACACTGTACACTTTGGCGAACATTTATGGCCTCAGAGCTGGCTGTGTCTGTGCAGTCTTTGCGAATAGAATAACGAATGAGTTTGGAAAAGCTGGGGAAAAAGAAGCGACATTGGTTGCAAGTGAAGCTGTCAAAATCCTTCACGAATGGGACGAAGAGAAAGAGAAAAAAGGCAAAAAAGTCTGGTTCCCAAGTTTGAGGAAGCTTTAA
- a CDS encoding DUF257 family protein: METFERDIFNQLKKIRKGEDVLVEHTSSEPIHLTFCTIINYVKQRKQRNTKVLLVDILDQLHLLKAHLELAGIDSSFIENLPVIKFGGIIKTGKILKRIELKSEISIWREQYLEALKEFQREEDNEFGIRIVVGIEKLIKLYEDDPRALETFFGTIIRPFLGNEKRILVTLINTSLINEEILQEFREHSSRSFLVLLSERKIHFQVIKSIDFEDYGKTFSIEAQELQNSLIK, translated from the coding sequence ATGGAAACTTTTGAGAGAGATATTTTTAATCAGCTTAAAAAAATAAGAAAGGGAGAAGATGTCTTGGTGGAGCATACTTCTTCCGAGCCAATTCACCTTACCTTCTGCACCATCATTAACTATGTAAAGCAGAGAAAGCAAAGAAACACGAAAGTACTTCTGGTTGACATACTTGACCAACTTCACCTTTTAAAAGCCCATCTTGAGCTTGCAGGTATTGACTCATCTTTTATAGAAAATTTACCAGTAATTAAATTCGGTGGAATAATAAAAACAGGCAAAATTCTCAAGAGAATAGAGCTAAAAAGTGAGATTTCCATATGGAGAGAACAGTATCTGGAAGCTCTTAAAGAGTTTCAAAGGGAAGAAGATAATGAGTTTGGCATAAGAATTGTTGTTGGAATTGAGAAGCTTATAAAGCTTTACGAAGATGATCCTAGGGCCCTAGAAACGTTTTTCGGAACAATAATACGACCTTTCCTTGGTAATGAAAAAAGGATACTGGTAACTTTAATTAACACATCACTTATAAACGAAGAAATTCTTCAGGAGTTCAGGGAACATTCGAGCAGGAGCTTCCTTGTGCTGCTATCGGAAAGGAAAATACACTTCCAAGTAATAAAATCGATTGACTTTGAGGACTATGGAAAGACATTTAGTATTGAAGCTCAAGAACTCCAGAATTCCTTAATTAAATAA
- a CDS encoding 50S ribosomal protein L40e encodes MARFPEAEARIFRKYICMRCGATNPWKAEKCRKCGYKGLRAKAKEPRGGVGR; translated from the coding sequence ATGGCGAGGTTTCCTGAAGCTGAGGCAAGAATATTTAGGAAGTATATATGTATGAGATGCGGTGCCACTAACCCTTGGAAAGCAGAGAAGTGTAGGAAGTGTGGTTACAAGGGATTAAGAGCAAAAGCCAAAGAACCTAGAGGAGGAGTTGGACGTTAG
- a CDS encoding PadR family transcriptional regulator, producing MTTPMERLKEKITKEVLWMYILRLLKDRPMYAYELKNKIRENFGFEPATVSSYVVLYKLEHDGYVTSEWQESETGRPSRKYYKLTEKGEKLLEEGIKFIEELLEKLK from the coding sequence ATGACAACCCCTATGGAAAGATTAAAAGAAAAAATAACAAAAGAAGTCCTGTGGATGTACATTCTTAGACTTTTAAAAGACCGACCAATGTATGCTTATGAACTTAAAAACAAAATTAGAGAAAACTTTGGATTTGAACCTGCCACAGTAAGTAGCTATGTTGTACTTTATAAGCTCGAACACGACGGATATGTCACCTCAGAATGGCAAGAAAGTGAGACTGGAAGGCCCTCAAGAAAATATTACAAACTCACTGAAAAGGGAGAAAAGCTCCTCGAAGAAGGAATAAAATTTATAGAAGAGCTTTTAGAAAAGCTCAAATGA
- a CDS encoding FUN14 domain-containing protein has translation MNFDFSGIMGDMSIGAVVGFITGYALKKFIKIVLTLIGVYLLSLFWLQQKGVITINTDALFNLAESATTSTLTLADKVVGILPGTGAFVAGFYLGFRKG, from the coding sequence ATGAATTTTGACTTTAGTGGAATAATGGGTGATATGAGTATTGGAGCCGTGGTGGGCTTTATAACTGGTTATGCACTTAAAAAGTTCATAAAAATAGTGCTCACATTAATAGGAGTTTATTTATTAAGTCTTTTTTGGCTTCAGCAAAAGGGAGTCATAACTATTAACACCGATGCACTCTTCAATCTTGCAGAAAGTGCGACTACATCAACTTTAACATTGGCAGATAAGGTAGTGGGGATTCTTCCAGGCACAGGGGCCTTTGTCGCTGGATTCTATCTTGGGTTCCGCAAAGGTTAA
- a CDS encoding lipopolysaccharide biosynthesis protein produces the protein MSYEKKLMVRHSIASIIALALFGASRFIYSAVISRRFGVEVLGIANSLISQAFLIAIPLSFFAVALGKYASEFLAKGEDSRIRSIATWGFSFPFLGILIGPFNIYLALLSTLRAFQLTFRSFIYGLHRGEVYAYTMILAFFFFLGGFISENYYLPYIVLLLTISLFAFFYLVKNGLFGRPKARDFKLLVNYSSFAFLGTLSGVFLVQGPYFLSEKLASPRVAGIVSASLSSAFLLTYLPQVFQSAVMPLYSYKYGKDEMDYVKRLAESSTRILSFFVAIIVFILILLGREILSIIFGFNLGNEFYLALMAIETYIAYNPSIVALNSTKYVKYGTFVALFGALASSIFWLLLIAPFGEYGAVGGLFSGYLIILIGTALISRKKLGVSFNSYFPFATALLFQSLIFMSKIAVLAGFGVYLVLRRNEIRESLEVFKSLWIERQ, from the coding sequence ATGAGCTATGAGAAGAAACTCATGGTGCGGCATTCTATAGCGAGTATAATTGCTCTTGCACTTTTCGGTGCTAGTAGGTTCATTTATAGCGCGGTTATTTCTCGGAGGTTTGGAGTAGAAGTGCTTGGTATAGCAAATTCTCTAATCTCTCAGGCCTTTTTGATTGCAATACCATTAAGCTTTTTTGCAGTTGCTTTGGGCAAGTATGCATCAGAGTTTTTGGCAAAGGGAGAGGATAGTAGAATAAGATCCATAGCCACATGGGGATTTTCATTTCCTTTTTTAGGGATACTTATAGGACCGTTTAATATTTATCTTGCTCTTTTGTCAACCCTGAGAGCATTTCAATTGACATTTAGAAGCTTTATTTATGGCCTCCACAGGGGAGAAGTATATGCTTATACAATGATCTTGGCGTTTTTCTTCTTTCTTGGCGGTTTCATATCTGAGAATTATTATCTTCCTTACATAGTCCTTCTCTTAACTATCTCGCTTTTTGCATTTTTTTATTTAGTTAAGAATGGGCTATTTGGAAGACCAAAAGCTAGAGATTTTAAGCTTCTTGTGAATTATTCTTCTTTTGCATTTCTTGGGACTCTTTCTGGAGTTTTTTTAGTCCAAGGCCCTTATTTTTTGAGTGAAAAACTGGCCAGCCCAAGGGTTGCTGGCATTGTCTCAGCCTCTCTTTCCTCAGCTTTTTTGCTTACTTATCTTCCTCAGGTTTTCCAATCAGCGGTAATGCCCCTTTATTCCTATAAATATGGGAAAGATGAAATGGATTATGTAAAAAGACTCGCCGAGAGTTCTACGAGAATCCTCTCATTTTTTGTGGCCATTATAGTTTTTATTCTCATTCTCTTGGGAAGAGAGATCCTTTCGATAATTTTTGGGTTTAACCTTGGTAATGAATTTTACTTGGCCCTTATGGCAATTGAAACATATATTGCCTATAATCCAAGCATAGTTGCCCTAAACTCAACAAAATACGTGAAATATGGGACTTTTGTGGCACTTTTTGGGGCGTTAGCTTCTTCTATTTTTTGGCTATTGTTGATAGCACCATTTGGAGAATATGGAGCTGTTGGAGGTTTGTTCTCTGGCTACTTAATTATACTTATTGGTACGGCACTTATTTCACGTAAAAAGCTTGGTGTTTCTTTTAATTCTTATTTTCCTTTTGCGACCGCTCTTTTATTCCAAAGTTTGATTTTTATGTCGAAGATAGCTGTTTTAGCCGGGTTCGGTGTATATTTAGTACTTAGGAGAAATGAGATACGGGAGTCTCTGGAAGTTTTTAAATCCCTCTGGATTGAAAGACAATAG
- a CDS encoding aminopeptidase P family protein, translating into MNRLNKFLGYLEEYSGALITPGTNLYYLTGISPQATEERLFLLVINKGGESTLIAPKLYENEVDWESTIFWSDEEDPYKLLKKVLTLLNLTSGRILVEDTMRASFLINIEKLLRNYELVPLSNVTREMRMRKDEEEIKLMKKAAQIADEVFYEMISRGLDGKSEKQVALEIEFLIREKGDGISFAPIVAAGENAANPHHTPSERKIRRGDIVVLDFGAKYRGYCSDITRTVAIGEINEKLREVYEVVREAQERAFQTVREGIRAREVDSVAREYISAKGYGEYFIHRTGHGLGLDVHEEPYIGSKNERVLERGMTFTIEPGIYISQLGGVRIEDDVVVEGKKGRRLTNAERELIKL; encoded by the coding sequence ATGAACAGGCTCAATAAATTTTTGGGATACCTCGAGGAGTACAGTGGGGCATTAATAACTCCGGGAACAAACCTTTACTATCTAACCGGAATTTCTCCTCAGGCAACAGAAGAGAGGCTTTTCCTTTTGGTAATAAACAAAGGGGGTGAAAGCACTCTAATAGCACCCAAATTATATGAAAATGAAGTTGACTGGGAGAGCACAATATTCTGGAGTGATGAGGAAGATCCCTATAAGCTCCTTAAAAAAGTCCTGACGTTGTTAAACTTAACGAGTGGTAGAATTCTGGTGGAGGATACAATGAGGGCGAGCTTTCTGATTAACATTGAGAAGCTTTTGAGAAACTACGAGCTTGTCCCCCTAAGCAATGTTACTAGGGAAATGAGAATGAGAAAAGACGAAGAAGAAATAAAGTTGATGAAAAAAGCAGCTCAGATAGCGGATGAAGTTTTCTATGAGATGATAAGTAGAGGCCTGGATGGCAAAAGTGAGAAGCAGGTGGCACTGGAGATTGAGTTTTTGATTCGAGAAAAGGGCGATGGGATCTCATTTGCTCCTATAGTTGCAGCTGGTGAAAATGCAGCAAATCCTCACCATACTCCCAGTGAGAGGAAAATAAGACGTGGAGACATTGTGGTGCTCGACTTTGGAGCAAAATACAGAGGATACTGCTCAGATATAACACGAACCGTAGCAATTGGAGAGATTAATGAAAAACTCAGAGAGGTGTATGAAGTCGTTAGAGAGGCCCAAGAAAGGGCTTTTCAAACGGTTCGCGAGGGAATAAGGGCTAGGGAAGTTGATAGTGTAGCGAGAGAATACATATCGGCCAAAGGTTATGGAGAGTATTTCATTCATAGGACAGGCCACGGTTTGGGCCTGGATGTTCATGAAGAACCTTACATAGGCTCAAAAAATGAAAGGGTGCTCGAGAGGGGCATGACATTCACCATCGAACCCGGAATTTATATCTCCCAGCTTGGAGGAGTGAGGATAGAGGACGATGTTGTGGTAGAAGGGAAAAAAGGGAGAAGACTGACGAATGCAGAGAGAGAGTTAATAAAGCTTTGA
- a CDS encoding amidohydrolase has translation MSKLIHAFVNGKIYTSFQPKKVADGIVIAHEKILYVGDSKKATKIVKELGGEIIDLQGKTILPGFIDSHTHLNSLGQSLHMLDLNGTTSIDEFKEKLKKYAESVKTTWILGFGWDQEDLGRYPTKEDIDEVIKDRPVFLSRTCFHAAVLNTKAIELIGLEEGEDVDLERGIVKENALERVRDVINQNLTIEDYKQFIEEGAKFALSQGVTSIGFVSVNEKSLRALLELDSEGKLPIRVFVYLNPSLLEELKKLGLTKNIGSKRVKIMGIKILADGSLGARTAWLSKPYEDAPTSGHPNISKEELETIVQEAQQLGLQMAVHAIGDRTIDMVLDIYEKFGEERYRIEHASIIREDQIERMKKLGVVVSVQPRFVISDWWAVQRVGKERAKWIYPFNSMLKKGIPIGFGTDSPIEVVNPWETVYAAVTRGKFEGIETYKYTEEECVSLEEALHLYIYGSAYIMHSENELGTLEEEKLADFIIVDKDPFEVEERELKNIKVLEAYVGGSKLY, from the coding sequence GTGAGTAAATTGATCCATGCCTTTGTCAACGGAAAAATCTACACATCTTTTCAACCAAAGAAAGTTGCAGATGGAATTGTAATAGCACATGAGAAAATACTCTATGTTGGAGATAGCAAAAAAGCTACCAAAATTGTCAAAGAACTTGGAGGAGAGATAATAGACCTTCAAGGAAAAACGATTTTGCCGGGGTTTATAGATTCTCATACGCACCTAAACTCCCTCGGTCAGTCTCTGCACATGTTGGATCTCAATGGAACAACTAGTATCGATGAGTTTAAGGAAAAGCTCAAAAAATATGCAGAAAGCGTGAAGACAACATGGATTCTCGGCTTCGGATGGGACCAAGAAGATTTGGGGCGATATCCAACAAAGGAAGACATAGATGAGGTTATTAAAGACCGGCCGGTATTTCTGTCTCGTACATGCTTCCATGCGGCGGTTCTAAACACAAAGGCAATTGAGCTCATAGGGCTTGAGGAAGGGGAAGACGTAGATCTGGAAAGGGGAATAGTAAAAGAAAACGCTTTAGAGAGGGTTAGAGATGTAATCAACCAAAATCTAACGATTGAAGACTACAAACAATTTATTGAAGAAGGAGCCAAGTTTGCGCTCTCTCAAGGAGTTACAAGCATTGGCTTCGTGAGTGTAAACGAAAAAAGCCTTAGGGCACTTTTGGAATTAGATAGCGAAGGAAAGCTCCCTATTAGGGTGTTTGTATACCTCAATCCCTCCCTTCTTGAGGAATTGAAAAAACTTGGCCTTACTAAAAATATTGGAAGTAAGAGGGTAAAGATCATGGGGATAAAGATTCTTGCTGATGGGAGCCTTGGAGCTCGAACAGCATGGCTTTCTAAACCCTATGAAGATGCTCCTACAAGCGGCCATCCCAATATAAGCAAAGAAGAGCTAGAAACAATCGTTCAAGAAGCACAACAACTAGGTCTCCAAATGGCAGTCCATGCAATAGGGGATAGAACCATTGACATGGTGCTGGACATTTATGAAAAATTTGGGGAAGAGAGATACCGCATAGAGCATGCTTCAATTATCAGAGAGGATCAGATAGAGAGAATGAAAAAACTTGGGGTTGTGGTCTCGGTGCAGCCGAGATTCGTGATAAGTGACTGGTGGGCCGTGCAGAGAGTTGGAAAAGAGAGGGCCAAGTGGATTTACCCATTTAACAGCATGCTCAAAAAAGGCATTCCAATAGGCTTTGGGACAGACTCTCCAATAGAGGTAGTAAACCCGTGGGAGACGGTGTATGCAGCGGTAACTAGGGGGAAATTCGAGGGCATTGAGACCTACAAATACACAGAAGAAGAGTGCGTATCTCTTGAAGAAGCCCTGCATCTTTACATCTATGGCTCCGCGTACATAATGCATTCCGAAAATGAGCTCGGGACACTTGAAGAGGAGAAACTCGCAGACTTTATTATTGTTGATAAAGACCCCTTTGAGGTGGAGGAAAGGGAACTGAAAAATATAAAAGTTCTGGAAGCGTATGTAGGAGGTTCAAAGCTTTATTAA